Proteins encoded in a region of the Phoenix dactylifera cultivar Barhee BC4 chromosome 3, palm_55x_up_171113_PBpolish2nd_filt_p, whole genome shotgun sequence genome:
- the LOC120110058 gene encoding UDP-glycosyltransferase 91C1-like, whose product MLRSESRIDGYIHFPVVAYFWSAITALRHPNCSKAQKTIMAMGEQRLHIAMLPWLAFGHMIPYLHLAFALATAGHRVSFLSSPRNNRRLPKIPPHLTPLIAFVDLPLPRVDGLPEEAEATVDVPADKGPLLKIAYDFLQNPVKKFLADESPDVILHDFLPYWVPAAARDLGVLPVLLFAFNAASTGFTGPPEVLAEEGRRRRWPSPESMTSPPEWFPPGSTVAFRRREAEQFYSEVFTTNTSGIADVERFRLAVEGCTAIALRTCPEYEGEYLDVLRRIYRKPVFPVGLIPPATSPAASADRNGRWGQIFGWLDAQPPKSVVFVSFGSEYKLSESEVRELAYGLELSNVRFLWALRRPAWVTGGDEEALPKGFAARPEGRGAVCFGWAPQLEILAHPSVGGSLFHSGWGSIIETLRYGNALIVLPNIFDQGLNARLLVEKGIAVEVERGDDGSYDRDGVAKALQMVMLSNEVEGLRRKAREMAAVFADKELHDRYLKEFINFLLGARLATNH is encoded by the coding sequence ATGTTGAGAAGTGAAAGCAGGATTGATGGTTATATACACTTTCCTGTGGTCGCCTATTTCTGGTCAGCTATCACCGCATTGCGACACCCAAACTGTTCCAAGGCCCAGAAGACAATAATGGCGATGGGTGAACAACGCCTCCACATAGCCATGCTCCCATGGCTCGCCTTCGGCCACATGATTCCCTACCTCCACCTCGCCTTCGCCTTGGCCACCGCCGGCCACCGCGTCTCCTTCCTCTCCAGCCCTCGTAACAACCGCCGCCTTCCTAAAATACCCCCTCACCTGACGCCGCTCATCGCCTTCGTCGACCTCCCGCTGCCCCGCGTCGACGGCCTCCCCGAGGAAGCCGAGGCCACCGTCGACGTCCCCGCCGACAAGGGCCCTCTCCTCAAGATCGCCTACGACTTCCTGCAGAACCCCGTCAAGAAATTCCTCGCCGACGAGTCCCCGGACGTCATCCTCCACGACTTCCTCCCCTACTGGGTCCCCGCCGCGGCGCGCGACTTGGGCGTGCTCCCCGTCCTTTTGTTCGCCTTCAACGCTGCCTCCACCGGCTTCACAGGCCCGCCGGAGGTCCTGGCAGAGGAAGGCCGGAGGAGGCGCTGGCCGTCGCCGGAGAGCATGACGTCGCCGCCCGAATGGTTCCCCCCCGGCTCCACGGTGGCTTTCCGCCGCCGGGAGGCGGAGCAGTTCTACTCGGAGGTCTTCACCACGAACACCTCGGGGATTGCAGACGTCGAACGGTTCCGGCTTGCCGTCGAGGGGTGCACCGCCATCGCCTTACGGACCTGCCCCGAGTACGAGGGGGAGTACCTGGATGTTCTCCGGAGGATCTACCGGAAGCCGGTGTTTCCCGTCGGCCTAATCCCTCCGGCTACGTCTCCAGCGGCCAGCGCCGATCGGAACGGCAGGTGGGGCCAGATATTCGGGTGGCTGGACGCCCAGCCCCCTAAATCGGTCGTTTTCGTGAGCTTCGGGAGCGAGTACAAGTTGAGCGAGAGCGAAGTCCGCGAACTCGCCTATGGGCTTGAGCTCTCCAACGTTCGTTTCTTGTGGGCCCTACGTAGGCCCGCTTGGGTCACGGGCGGTGACGAAGAAGCTCTTCCGAAGGGGTTCGCAGCCCGGCCCGAGGGCCGCGGCGCGGTATGCTTCGGTTGGGCTCCTCAGTTGGAGATCTTGGCCCATCCTTCTGTAGGGGGGTCTTTGTTTCACTCTGGGTGGGGGTCTATAATAGAGACTCTTCGCTATGGGAATGCATTGATAGTTTTGCCAAACATATTTGATCAGGGCCTTAATGCCAGATTGCTGGTGGAGAAGGGCATTGCAGTCGAGGTGGAGCGAGGGGATGATGGCTCGTATGACAGGGATGGGGTCGCCAAGGCCTTGCAAATGGTCATGCTTTCCAATGAAGTGGAGGGATTGAGAAGAAAAGCAAGAGAGATGGCAGCTGTATTTGCTGACAAAGAGCTTCATGATAGGTATTTGAAGGAATTCATCAACTTCCTCCTTGGGGCTCGGCTCGCAACAAATCATTGA